A genomic segment from Streptomyces sp. NBC_00459 encodes:
- a CDS encoding FG-GAP and VCBS repeat-containing protein, protein MRSRASLLVTALLAATLSPLTLGAPASAAPAKHVDDFNGDGYRDLLLGDRTATVAGKRNAGAVVVIWGSATGLNTARRSVITQNSPGIDGGAEANDGFGAKVTSADLNKDGYADVVASSPGELHADRHGTLTVLWGSRTGLTKGSIYASPGSKAEPFGLDAAIGDFNADGQLDIVSVDGDFVWFLRGPFTKAGGRGKATNLDPWDGENIKAELVVAGKVTKDGTADFALIGYDVDTNSNRVWFYKGGRNGPAKPWKRTLPATPELNGSSAVIADFDRDGYGDLAIGASRSGRGGTVRVLPGTATGPSGRLLALTQNTAGVPGSVEDGDYFGYDVSAADTNGDGYPDLAVGAPYEAIGTSPWADGSITVLRGGSTGLTGRNARQYDRTTPGLPNVSPDNAWLGASLLLRDFNGDGRAELIATANEGGRLHILPGTSAGPTGTGSRTLTVPQLGLGARAFMGAELAD, encoded by the coding sequence TTGCGCTCCCGTGCCTCCCTCCTGGTCACGGCCCTCCTGGCCGCCACCCTGAGTCCGCTGACCCTCGGCGCCCCGGCGTCGGCCGCGCCCGCCAAGCACGTGGACGACTTCAACGGCGACGGCTACCGCGACCTCCTGCTCGGCGACCGGACCGCGACCGTGGCCGGGAAGCGGAACGCGGGCGCAGTCGTCGTCATCTGGGGCTCGGCGACCGGGCTGAACACCGCCAGGCGCTCGGTGATCACCCAGAACAGCCCCGGCATCGATGGCGGCGCCGAGGCGAACGACGGCTTCGGCGCGAAGGTCACCTCGGCCGACCTGAACAAGGACGGTTACGCCGACGTCGTCGCCAGCTCTCCCGGCGAACTGCACGCCGACCGCCACGGCACGCTCACCGTTCTCTGGGGCTCCCGAACAGGCCTGACCAAGGGCAGCATCTACGCGTCCCCCGGCAGCAAGGCGGAGCCCTTCGGCCTGGACGCCGCGATCGGCGACTTCAACGCCGACGGCCAGTTGGACATCGTCTCCGTGGACGGCGACTTCGTCTGGTTCCTGCGCGGCCCGTTCACCAAGGCGGGCGGGCGCGGCAAGGCCACCAACCTCGACCCGTGGGACGGCGAGAACATCAAGGCCGAGCTGGTGGTGGCGGGCAAGGTCACCAAGGACGGCACCGCCGACTTCGCGCTCATCGGCTACGACGTGGACACCAACAGCAACCGCGTCTGGTTCTACAAGGGCGGCAGGAACGGCCCCGCCAAGCCCTGGAAGCGCACCCTGCCCGCCACCCCCGAGCTCAACGGCTCCAGCGCGGTGATCGCCGACTTCGACCGCGACGGCTACGGCGACCTCGCGATCGGCGCCTCCCGCTCGGGCCGGGGCGGCACGGTCCGCGTCCTGCCCGGCACGGCCACCGGCCCCTCGGGCAGGCTCCTCGCCCTCACCCAGAACACGGCGGGCGTCCCCGGCAGCGTGGAGGACGGCGACTACTTCGGGTACGACGTCTCGGCCGCCGACACCAACGGCGACGGCTACCCGGACCTGGCCGTCGGCGCCCCCTACGAGGCGATCGGCACCAGCCCCTGGGCCGACGGCTCGATCACCGTCCTGCGCGGCGGCTCCACCGGCCTCACCGGCAGGAACGCCCGCCAGTACGACCGCACCACCCCCGGCCTGCCCAACGTCTCCCCGGACAACGCCTGGCTCGGCGCGTCCCTCCTCCTGCGCGACTTCAACGGCGACGGCCGCGCCGAGCTGATCGCCACGGCCAACGAGGGAGGCCGCCTCCACATCCTGCCCGGCACCTCGGCCGGCCCGACGGGCACGGGCTCCCGGACGCTCACCGTCCCGCAACTGGGCCTGGGAGCAAGGGCGTTCATGGGCGCGGAACTGGCGGACTGA
- a CDS encoding FG-GAP repeat domain-containing protein, whose translation MRVRRGGRGTAATSGLVALGALVALTACGPLSGDDPEAADRTPVRVAKAPAQRPIPQGDGSKIPDDFNGDGHRDLVLGDLVKDQLHTDDAGIGIVYGSPGGLVPGARQLLSPARQAARTKGQLPAVFDAEATCDLDGDGFTDLVVSTDPPYNGQGQPPVPLQLLFGSPDGLTGRAVALTIPAQARAGNDWPDQPVCGDFDGDGAQDLVVHASDVQLSYLRGPFTRKGVPRKAGAPIPAPGNVPTGPAADVNHDGYDDLVVRTADGTAKSAVVLGGPDGPTRTGTVLPEGIDVTLGRFGKGRGLDAAVGTMGETSLRYDLPDATTGTLASPGSMLDTGDFDGDGRDELVSSGSRLRIFRAPTAAAGLSTAGMVTVAPPAHGTTRVLTVGDFDGDGRADLVVRTYRGETWDEVAVYPGKKGGTVAAEPSVTFSSSEFL comes from the coding sequence GTGCGCGTGCGAAGAGGCGGTCGCGGTACGGCGGCCACCAGCGGGTTGGTGGCCCTCGGCGCCCTGGTGGCGCTCACCGCCTGCGGCCCGCTGTCCGGCGACGACCCGGAAGCCGCCGACCGGACCCCCGTCCGGGTCGCCAAGGCCCCCGCCCAGCGCCCGATACCGCAGGGCGACGGCAGCAAGATCCCCGACGACTTCAACGGTGACGGGCACCGCGACCTGGTCCTGGGCGACCTCGTCAAGGACCAGCTCCACACGGACGACGCCGGTATCGGCATCGTCTACGGCTCCCCGGGCGGACTCGTCCCGGGCGCCCGGCAGTTGCTGAGCCCCGCGCGGCAAGCCGCCCGTACGAAGGGCCAGTTGCCGGCGGTCTTCGACGCGGAGGCCACCTGCGACCTCGACGGGGACGGTTTCACCGACCTGGTCGTGTCGACGGACCCGCCCTACAACGGCCAGGGACAGCCCCCGGTACCCCTCCAGCTGCTCTTCGGCTCCCCGGACGGCCTCACCGGCCGCGCGGTCGCCCTCACCATTCCGGCACAGGCCCGGGCCGGCAACGACTGGCCCGACCAGCCGGTGTGCGGAGACTTCGACGGCGACGGCGCCCAGGATCTCGTCGTCCACGCATCGGACGTCCAACTCAGCTATCTGCGCGGCCCGTTCACCCGCAAGGGCGTCCCGCGCAAGGCCGGTGCGCCGATCCCCGCCCCCGGCAACGTCCCCACGGGCCCGGCCGCCGACGTGAACCATGACGGATACGACGACCTCGTCGTCCGTACGGCGGACGGCACCGCGAAGTCGGCGGTCGTCCTGGGCGGCCCGGACGGCCCGACGCGCACCGGAACCGTGCTGCCCGAGGGCATCGACGTCACGCTCGGCCGCTTCGGCAAGGGGCGCGGCCTGGACGCGGCGGTGGGCACGATGGGCGAAACGTCTCTGCGCTACGACCTACCCGACGCCACCACCGGCACCCTCGCCTCGCCCGGCTCGATGCTCGACACCGGCGACTTCGACGGCGACGGCCGCGACGAACTCGTCTCCAGCGGCTCCCGGTTGCGGATCTTCCGGGCGCCGACAGCGGCGGCCGGGCTCTCCACGGCGGGCATGGTGACCGTCGCACCGCCCGCCCACGGCACGACCCGGGTCCTCACGGTCGGGGACTTCGACGGCGACGGACGGGCCGACCTGGTCGTACGGACCTACCGGGGCGAGACCTGGGACGAGGTGGCCGTCTATCCCGGGAAAAAGGGCGGGACGGTCGCGGCTGAGCCGTCGGTGACGTTCTCCAGTTCGGAGTTCCTGTAG
- a CDS encoding FG-GAP and VCBS repeat-containing protein, protein MRRDRTITTALAATLLATGLAPLALTTPAAAATAKFADDFNGDGYRDYAEYSYGADDAVPGGAVKVTFGTANGPGTRIQYISQNSPGVPGSDEADDLFGEVRAAADFNADGYGDLAVAATGEDVAGRENQGTVTVLWGSRNGLSGGTNIPARSNTSYGRMGADLAVGDFNGDGKKDLAVVAGGKAWVYRGSISRSGVSGSVTALDRDGIFFEVTGLVAGNVTGDNKTDLVVIGDIVTDTYIASDAWFVKGGSKLVPGRTLRLERKNGSGGESERGGDGVIADFNKDGKGDIAIGTPLFSSHRGEVSVWYGAAAGPARSARFTQNTAGIADTAETYDSFGESIAAGDINGDGYRDLAIGAEGERIGNKPYAGAVHVLYGRAGGLSTAGSQFFARNSAGIPGDVTDGDVFGMTVRLRDGNRDGKADLYVRGLSGSLRLLGSASGIRTAGVTAVPEVLVEGMLP, encoded by the coding sequence ATGCGACGCGACCGCACCATCACGACGGCCCTCGCCGCCACCTTGCTCGCCACCGGTCTGGCGCCGCTGGCCCTCACCACGCCCGCCGCCGCGGCCACCGCCAAGTTCGCCGACGACTTCAACGGCGACGGCTACCGCGACTACGCCGAGTACTCCTACGGCGCCGACGACGCGGTCCCGGGGGGCGCCGTCAAGGTCACCTTCGGTACGGCGAACGGGCCGGGCACCAGGATCCAGTACATCAGCCAGAACAGCCCCGGCGTCCCCGGTTCCGACGAGGCGGACGACCTGTTCGGCGAGGTCAGGGCAGCCGCCGACTTCAACGCCGACGGGTACGGCGACCTGGCCGTCGCCGCCACCGGCGAGGATGTCGCAGGGCGGGAGAACCAGGGCACGGTCACCGTCCTGTGGGGCAGCAGGAACGGCCTGTCCGGCGGAACCAACATCCCGGCGCGCTCGAACACCTCGTACGGCCGCATGGGCGCGGACCTCGCGGTCGGCGACTTCAACGGGGACGGCAAGAAGGACCTGGCCGTCGTCGCGGGCGGCAAGGCGTGGGTCTACCGGGGCTCCATCTCCCGCTCGGGCGTATCCGGTTCGGTCACCGCCCTGGACCGGGACGGGATCTTCTTCGAGGTAACCGGACTGGTCGCGGGCAACGTGACCGGCGACAACAAGACCGACCTCGTCGTCATCGGCGACATCGTCACCGACACCTACATCGCCTCGGACGCCTGGTTCGTCAAGGGCGGCAGCAAGCTGGTCCCCGGCCGCACGCTCCGCCTGGAGCGCAAGAACGGCAGCGGCGGCGAGAGCGAGCGCGGCGGCGACGGTGTCATCGCCGACTTCAACAAGGACGGCAAGGGCGACATCGCCATCGGCACCCCCCTCTTCTCCTCCCACCGCGGCGAGGTGAGCGTCTGGTACGGCGCCGCCGCCGGCCCCGCCAGGTCCGCCCGCTTCACCCAGAACACGGCCGGCATCGCGGACACCGCGGAGACGTACGACTCCTTCGGCGAGAGCATCGCCGCCGGCGACATCAACGGCGACGGCTACCGCGACCTCGCGATCGGCGCGGAGGGCGAACGGATCGGCAACAAGCCGTACGCCGGTGCGGTCCACGTCCTGTACGGGCGTGCCGGGGGCCTCTCGACCGCGGGCTCGCAGTTCTTCGCCCGCAACTCGGCCGGCATCCCGGGCGACGTCACCGACGGCGACGTGTTCGGCATGACGGTGCGCCTGCGCGACGGCAACCGCGACGGCAAGGCCGACCTGTACGTCCGCGGCCTCTCGGGCTCGCTGCGCCTGCTCGGCTCGGCGTCGGGCATCAGGACGGCCGGGGTCACGGCGGTGCCGGAGGTCCTGGTCGAAGGCATGCTCCCGTAA
- a CDS encoding Yip1 family protein: MAGFRIGRGSRDNRAPQARPQQQPRQQPYGQQPPQGGPSYGYPSAPQQQPYGGSGGAGRPWPPQATAGGGYGAHGSHGGHGEPEYFGDDRQGHGPGHPNAPVDPYAANNPGHTQAFTVDDDPYSQGDTYRAGSASAPPAGPRLRWKELLRGIVTSPDRTFLQMRDYQVWAPALVVTFLYGLIAVFGFDDTREDTINATLSNAIPIVLTTGVAMVLSAFVLGVVTHTLARQLGGDGAWQPTVGLSMLIMSITDAPRLLVAMFAGGDAPFVQILGWATWVAAGVLLTVMVRRSHDLPWPKALGASAIQLAALLSIVKLGTF; this comes from the coding sequence GTGGCTGGATTCAGGATCGGACGGGGCAGCCGGGACAACCGCGCCCCGCAAGCGCGACCGCAACAACAACCGCGGCAGCAGCCGTACGGCCAGCAGCCCCCGCAGGGCGGCCCGTCGTACGGCTACCCGTCCGCGCCGCAGCAGCAGCCGTACGGCGGCTCGGGCGGCGCCGGACGGCCGTGGCCCCCGCAGGCGACCGCCGGCGGCGGTTACGGCGCACACGGCTCGCACGGCGGGCACGGTGAGCCGGAGTACTTCGGCGACGACAGACAGGGACACGGGCCCGGACACCCGAACGCCCCCGTGGACCCGTACGCGGCCAACAACCCTGGTCACACACAGGCGTTCACGGTCGACGACGACCCGTACAGCCAGGGCGACACCTACCGCGCCGGCTCCGCCTCGGCCCCGCCGGCCGGTCCGCGGCTGCGCTGGAAGGAACTGCTGCGGGGCATCGTGACCTCGCCCGACCGCACGTTCCTCCAGATGCGCGACTACCAGGTGTGGGCGCCGGCCCTCGTCGTCACGTTCCTGTACGGCCTGATCGCCGTCTTCGGGTTCGACGACACCCGCGAGGACACGATCAACGCGACGCTCAGCAACGCGATCCCGATCGTGCTGACGACGGGCGTGGCGATGGTCCTGAGCGCCTTCGTCCTGGGCGTGGTCACCCACACCCTCGCCCGCCAGCTCGGCGGGGACGGCGCCTGGCAGCCGACGGTCGGCCTCTCCATGCTGATCATGTCCATCACGGACGCCCCCCGCCTGCTCGTCGCGATGTTCGCGGGCGGCGACGCCCCCTTCGTGCAGATCCTGGGCTGGGCGACCTGGGTCGCGGCAGGCGTCCTGCTGACCGTCATGGTCCGCCGCTCCCACGACCTCCCGTGGCCGAAGGCCCTGGGCGCGTCGGCGATCCAGCTGGCCGCCCTGCTGTCGATCGTGAAGCTGGGGACGTTCTAG
- a CDS encoding peptide-N4-asparagine amidase, with translation MTIPHSARRAGRTITLVSTALGLALAAATTAAGATTTVPSEFGTDYHDPVTAAPPISTPHTRSCEVTVAQAKFKDFTPYTGTYTPPTACGTPGRWSKVVLRLDGSVAGRQFDRLGYLDIGGVQMLRTSTPEPSQDGIDWSVEKDVTRYEKTLSKSRSVDMLIGNVVDDTYTGVLDVKVTLTFYAPEPGTRPARAGGSAPDQVIPLSDGNSVTTGAKLTTPRNSERILAEVYATGSGGGCEEFWYSAVTPSASYSCQGGDDGPYREVQVTIDGKLAGIASPYPNIWTGGWSPYLWSVIPSPTAFDVRPLDFDLTPFAGLLNDGKAHTVDVTVAGVPAGQTGWSAPTNILVWQDAHKSVVTGALTSYKATDPAVTNTYTDGATRTLDTSGKRRLTVSGYLNTSHGRVTTTVDRRLTTAITHTWTPDETTDNQQGRWTDDQTVRRAGATSRTNRTYTLDGRSTIDADNRLRVLMSFGDHARIDGVRLDDTYDGDATFTLGVPRDQRHAVATTTEHYRLRGPGLCYDRTLGTEQGVLTKDGQGC, from the coding sequence ATGACGATTCCCCACAGCGCCCGGAGAGCGGGACGGACGATCACCCTCGTCTCCACCGCCCTCGGTCTCGCCCTCGCGGCCGCCACCACGGCCGCCGGGGCCACCACCACCGTCCCGTCGGAGTTCGGCACCGACTACCACGACCCGGTGACGGCCGCCCCGCCCATATCCACCCCCCACACCAGGTCCTGCGAAGTGACCGTCGCCCAGGCGAAGTTCAAGGACTTCACGCCCTACACGGGCACCTACACCCCGCCCACCGCCTGCGGCACCCCGGGCCGCTGGTCGAAGGTGGTGCTCCGCCTCGACGGCAGCGTCGCCGGCCGTCAGTTCGACCGCCTCGGCTACCTCGACATCGGCGGCGTCCAGATGCTCCGCACCTCGACCCCCGAGCCGTCGCAGGACGGCATCGACTGGTCGGTGGAGAAGGACGTCACGCGGTACGAGAAGACGCTGAGCAAGAGCCGGTCCGTGGACATGCTCATCGGCAACGTCGTCGACGACACCTACACCGGCGTCCTCGACGTCAAGGTCACCCTGACGTTCTACGCCCCCGAGCCCGGAACCCGGCCCGCCAGGGCCGGTGGCTCCGCCCCCGACCAGGTCATCCCGCTGAGCGACGGCAACAGCGTCACCACGGGCGCGAAGCTCACCACCCCGCGCAACTCCGAGCGCATCCTGGCCGAGGTGTACGCGACCGGCTCGGGCGGCGGCTGCGAGGAGTTCTGGTACTCGGCGGTCACCCCGTCGGCGTCCTACTCCTGCCAGGGCGGCGACGACGGCCCGTACCGCGAGGTCCAGGTCACGATCGACGGGAAGCTCGCCGGGATCGCCTCCCCCTACCCCAACATCTGGACGGGCGGCTGGTCCCCGTACCTCTGGAGCGTGATCCCCTCCCCCACCGCCTTCGACGTACGCCCCCTGGACTTCGACCTCACCCCCTTCGCCGGTCTCCTCAACGACGGCAAGGCACACACGGTCGACGTGACGGTGGCCGGCGTCCCCGCGGGCCAGACCGGCTGGAGCGCGCCGACCAACATCCTGGTCTGGCAGGACGCCCACAAGTCGGTGGTGACGGGCGCCCTGACCTCGTACAAGGCGACCGACCCGGCCGTCACGAACACGTACACGGACGGCGCCACCCGCACCCTGGACACGAGCGGCAAGCGCCGTCTGACGGTGAGCGGCTACCTGAACACCTCGCACGGCCGCGTGACGACGACGGTCGACCGACGCCTGACCACGGCCATCACACACACCTGGACCCCGGACGAGACCACGGACAACCAGCAGGGCCGCTGGACCGACGACCAGACGGTCCGCCGGGCCGGAGCGACGTCCCGCACCAACCGCACCTACACGCTGGACGGCCGCTCCACCATCGACGCGGACAACCGCCTCCGCGTGCTGATGTCCTTCGGCGACCACGCCCGCATCGACGGCGTCCGCCTGGACGACACGTACGACGGCGACGCGACCTTCACCCTCGGCGTGCCCCGCGACCAGCGCCACGCGGTCGCGACGACCACCGAGCACTACCGTCTGCGCGGCCCGGGCCTGTGCTACGACCGCACACTGGGCACGGAGCAGGGGGTGCTGACGAAGGACGGGCAAGGATGCTGA
- a CDS encoding phosphoribosyltransferase, which translates to MTVVREELSYEQFGVSVRELAQTIADDGYEPDVVLSIARGGVFVAGGLAYALDCKNIHLVNVEFYTGVGRTLDMPVMLAPVPNAIDFTDKKVLIADDVADTGKTLKLVHDFCLDHVAEVRSAVIYEKSQSLVKCEYVWKRTDDWINFPWSVMPPVRKSGEPVTPSKDAL; encoded by the coding sequence ATGACGGTCGTACGCGAGGAACTCTCCTACGAACAGTTCGGCGTCTCCGTCCGCGAGCTCGCGCAGACCATCGCCGACGACGGGTACGAGCCCGACGTCGTGCTCAGCATCGCGCGCGGGGGTGTGTTCGTCGCGGGCGGGCTGGCGTACGCCCTCGACTGCAAGAACATCCACCTTGTCAACGTCGAGTTCTATACCGGCGTGGGCCGGACTCTCGACATGCCCGTCATGTTGGCCCCCGTTCCCAACGCGATCGATTTCACCGACAAGAAGGTGCTGATCGCCGACGACGTGGCCGATACAGGCAAGACGCTGAAGCTCGTACACGACTTCTGTCTCGACCACGTCGCCGAGGTGCGCTCGGCCGTCATATACGAGAAGTCCCAGAGCCTCGTCAAGTGCGAGTACGTCTGGAAGCGGACCGACGACTGGATCAACTTCCCGTGGAGTGTCATGCCTCCGGTACGTAAGTCGGGGGAGCCGGTCACTCCCTCGAAGGATGCGCTCTGA
- the dcd gene encoding dCTP deaminase → MLLSDKDIRAEIDSGRVRIDPYDESMVQPSSVDVRLDRFFRVFENHRYPHIDPSIEQADLTRLVEPEGDEPFILHPGEFVLASTYEVITLPDDLASRLEGKSSLGRLGLVTHSTAGFIDPGFSGHVTLELSNLATLPIKLWPGMKIGQLCLFQLSSSAEFPYGSERYGSRYQGQRGPTASRSFLNFHRTQV, encoded by the coding sequence GTGCTTCTCTCAGACAAGGACATCCGGGCCGAGATCGACTCCGGGCGAGTGCGGATCGATCCCTACGACGAATCCATGGTGCAGCCGTCGAGCGTCGACGTGCGCCTCGACCGCTTCTTCCGGGTGTTCGAGAACCACCGCTACCCCCACATCGACCCCTCCATCGAGCAGGCGGATCTGACGCGCCTGGTCGAGCCCGAGGGCGACGAGCCGTTCATCCTCCACCCGGGGGAGTTCGTGCTCGCGTCCACGTACGAGGTCATCACGCTTCCCGACGACCTCGCCTCGCGCCTCGAAGGCAAGAGCTCGCTCGGGCGCCTCGGCCTCGTCACCCACTCCACCGCCGGGTTCATCGACCCCGGGTTCTCCGGACACGTGACCCTCGAACTCTCCAACCTCGCGACGCTGCCCATCAAGCTCTGGCCCGGTATGAAGATCGGCCAGCTGTGTCTGTTCCAGCTGAGCTCGTCGGCCGAGTTCCCGTACGGCAGCGAGCGGTACGGCTCCCGGTACCAGGGGCAGCGCGGGCCCACGGCCTCGCGGTCCTTCCTCAACTTCCACCGGACGCAGGTATGA
- a CDS encoding tyrosine-type recombinase/integrase, producing MANGKGRRRRFGAIRKLPSGRYQARYPGPDGVMRPAPETFETIADADDWLAEKQTDIRRGDWRDPEAGSVNFKVYAEKWVEERELSVLSEDLYHYLLDDHILPTFGESDLDEITAPLVREWRAERLRTTKARTTIAKAYRLLKSIMETAVDDDLIKRNPCRIKGAGKEKAAERRIATVAQVDALADAIGPRWRLMVYLGAYGPLRPEELAGLRRRDIDVQALKVTVRIAEPERTNGRRAPGETKSEAGTRAVFLPEFLRPELRIHMELFAGKGPDGLVFLGEKGAAFRRSSFGRKWRRVRVVVGVPEGFRFYDLRHTGHTLSTRSGATLKDTMVRAGQSSEKAALIYQHSDDDRQQEVAAGLDATVRKARQEVQEPATVPDDLLGEPADQRSGTNLARGE from the coding sequence ATGGCCAACGGCAAAGGCAGGCGCCGCCGGTTCGGGGCGATCAGGAAGCTTCCGTCCGGCCGCTATCAGGCGCGCTATCCGGGCCCCGACGGTGTGATGCGCCCGGCCCCGGAAACCTTCGAGACGATCGCGGACGCTGACGACTGGCTCGCCGAGAAGCAAACCGACATCCGGCGTGGGGACTGGCGTGACCCCGAGGCGGGGTCGGTCAACTTCAAGGTCTACGCGGAGAAGTGGGTGGAAGAGCGTGAGCTGTCTGTCCTCAGCGAGGACCTGTACCACTACCTCCTGGACGATCACATCCTTCCCACCTTCGGCGAATCGGACCTAGACGAGATCACTGCACCCCTCGTCCGCGAATGGCGCGCCGAACGCCTCCGCACGACCAAGGCGAGAACAACGATCGCCAAGGCGTACCGCCTCCTGAAGAGCATCATGGAGACGGCCGTGGATGACGACCTGATCAAGCGCAACCCGTGCCGGATCAAGGGTGCAGGAAAGGAGAAGGCTGCTGAGCGTCGTATCGCCACAGTGGCCCAGGTCGACGCGCTCGCCGACGCTATCGGCCCTCGCTGGCGCCTCATGGTCTACCTCGGTGCGTACGGTCCCCTCCGCCCCGAAGAGCTGGCCGGTCTCCGCCGCCGGGACATCGACGTCCAGGCGCTGAAGGTCACCGTGCGTATCGCCGAGCCGGAACGCACGAACGGTCGCCGTGCACCCGGTGAGACCAAGTCGGAAGCGGGCACCCGAGCCGTGTTCCTGCCTGAGTTCCTCCGCCCGGAACTGCGCATCCACATGGAGTTGTTCGCGGGCAAAGGGCCCGATGGGCTGGTCTTCCTCGGGGAGAAGGGCGCCGCCTTCCGACGCAGCTCCTTCGGCCGGAAGTGGCGTCGGGTGCGTGTAGTCGTCGGCGTGCCTGAGGGCTTCCGGTTCTACGACCTTCGTCACACCGGACACACCCTGTCGACACGCTCAGGCGCCACGCTGAAAGACACGATGGTCCGCGCCGGCCAGTCCTCCGAGAAGGCTGCGCTGATCTATCAGCACTCCGACGACGACCGACAGCAGGAAGTTGCTGCCGGGCTCGACGCGACCGTGCGCAAGGCACGCCAGGAAGTACAGGAACCTGCAACCGTGCCAGATGACCTACTCGGCGAACCCGCCGATCAGCGTTCTGGCACGAATCTGGCACGAGGCGAGTAG
- a CDS encoding excisionase family DNA-binding protein translates to MTDRYLSVDQVAELLGTTARFPRRLIEERRIRYVKVGRHVRIPESALDEFIRSRTVQPLRRPRPRYGRAA, encoded by the coding sequence ATGACCGACCGCTACCTGTCCGTCGACCAGGTCGCCGAGCTGCTGGGCACGACCGCCCGCTTCCCTCGGCGGCTCATCGAGGAGCGACGCATCCGGTACGTGAAGGTCGGCCGGCACGTGCGCATCCCGGAGAGCGCGCTTGATGAGTTCATTCGGTCCCGCACGGTGCAGCCGCTGAGGCGGCCTCGCCCGCGCTACGGAAGGGCTGCCTGA
- a CDS encoding replication initiator has product MPGLVRQLSGLGGCTHPIRLDGHRTEYDVNTRTGEIGNVLHRLDSSTLPAGHLLVRCNNRRTTRCAACSEVYRRDTFHLITSGLRGGKGIPEHVAAHPRVFATFTAPSFGPVHNRPTGPAGSVRRCRCGVHHDQVDAALGTPLNPDTYDYEAAVLWNAHAGPLWRRFSTYLRREVAKRAGLPQRAFRQYARVSFAKVAEYQKRGAVHFHAVIRIDGPNGGDTPPPAWATAELLTDAIKAAAAHVHVDGPVIDGRNHTFTFGRQLDVRTIRSKDFDGGQELTDRAVAAYIAKYATKGAEAATGALDRPLKFAAELAQLDISDHARRLIRTAWTLGARKDLEHLRLRAWAHMLGFRGHFSTKSRRYSTTLGALRTARADWRREQAAANGPEAETTYVLASWVFAGIGLSDSEAWLAASLEPAPGTEGEPTA; this is encoded by the coding sequence ATGCCCGGACTTGTCCGCCAGCTCTCCGGCCTCGGCGGCTGCACGCACCCAATCCGCCTCGACGGCCACCGCACCGAGTACGACGTGAATACCCGAACCGGCGAAATCGGCAACGTCCTCCACCGCCTCGACTCCTCCACCCTCCCGGCCGGTCACCTCCTCGTCCGCTGCAACAACCGCCGTACGACCCGTTGTGCGGCCTGCTCCGAGGTCTACCGCCGCGACACCTTCCACCTGATCACCTCCGGCCTGCGCGGTGGCAAGGGCATCCCGGAACACGTCGCCGCACACCCCCGGGTCTTCGCCACCTTCACTGCTCCGAGCTTCGGCCCGGTTCACAACCGCCCTACCGGCCCCGCCGGTTCGGTCCGCCGCTGCCGCTGCGGTGTCCACCACGACCAGGTCGACGCCGCACTCGGCACGCCGCTCAACCCGGACACGTACGACTACGAAGCTGCCGTGCTCTGGAACGCCCACGCCGGTCCGCTCTGGCGCCGCTTCTCCACCTACCTACGCCGCGAGGTCGCCAAGCGGGCCGGACTCCCACAGCGCGCGTTCCGCCAGTACGCCCGGGTCTCCTTCGCGAAGGTCGCCGAGTACCAGAAGCGCGGCGCGGTCCACTTCCACGCCGTCATACGCATCGACGGCCCAAACGGCGGCGACACCCCGCCCCCGGCCTGGGCCACTGCCGAACTGCTCACCGATGCCATCAAGGCCGCCGCTGCCCACGTCCACGTGGACGGCCCGGTTATCGACGGTCGCAACCACACCTTCACCTTCGGTCGCCAACTCGACGTACGCACCATCCGCAGCAAGGACTTCGACGGCGGCCAGGAACTCACTGACCGAGCCGTAGCCGCGTACATCGCCAAGTACGCCACCAAGGGCGCCGAAGCCGCGACAGGCGCCCTCGACCGGCCGCTCAAGTTCGCCGCCGAACTCGCCCAACTCGACATCAGCGACCACGCCCGCCGACTCATCCGCACCGCCTGGACCCTCGGCGCACGCAAGGACCTCGAACACCTCCGCCTGCGCGCCTGGGCCCACATGCTCGGCTTCCGCGGCCACTTCTCCACCAAATCCCGCCGCTACTCCACCACCCTCGGCGCCCTGCGCACCGCTCGTGCCGACTGGCGCCGAGAACAGGCAGCAGCGAACGGCCCCGAGGCGGAGACGACATACGTCCTCGCCTCCTGGGTCTTCGCCGGAATCGGCCTGTCCGACAGCGAAGCCTGGCTTGCCGCATCCCTCGAACCCGCTCCCGGAACGGAAGGAGAGCCAACCGCATGA
- a CDS encoding SpdD protein: MFLPKYPENPTPPAAHTHTPAGPTAPVRRAAPQLSISTGTVAAVLVGGVVLTALLAAVAVTAISVAIAAVVLRSMLREQHRR, translated from the coding sequence GTGTTCCTGCCCAAGTACCCCGAGAACCCCACCCCTCCGGCCGCGCACACGCACACCCCGGCCGGCCCGACCGCACCCGTTCGGCGTGCGGCCCCGCAGCTCTCGATCAGCACGGGAACGGTCGCGGCCGTCCTCGTCGGCGGAGTCGTCCTGACCGCGCTCCTGGCGGCCGTCGCCGTCACGGCTATATCGGTCGCCATCGCCGCCGTGGTCCTGCGCTCGATGCTCCGCGAACAGCACCGCCGCTGA